CATCCTGGCCGCGATCTCCTGGGCGGCGAACATCATCTATATCCGCGCGCATCGCTGGATCGCCTCACCGCTGCAGCTTCTGATCTGGCAGGTGCTCGTCGCGCGTGCTGACAGTCAGCGCGACGGTCGCTGATGGGCTGCCGCACGCGGAATGGTCGTGGAAGCTCGTGCTGCTATTTCTGTATTCCGGTCTGATCGGGACAGCGCTGGCCTATTGGGCGATGTCGATGGTCAACAAGAGCATCTCGGCGTTGACGACCTCGCTCGGCACCACTGGGACGCCGCTCGTCGGCATCGCCGCCGCCGCGATCCTGCTGGGTGAGCCGATCGACATCAGCCTTGCGATCGCCGCCGGACTGATCGTGACTGGCATCGCTCTTGCGACGCTCGGCGACCGCCTGCTGCGCGGTCAGGCCACCGCGAGCGGCTGAACGCGCAAGCTCCCGCGCAGGCCGGCCGTGGTGCCGAGCAGAATGCCGGCGACGGCGACGAACGAGCCCAGCGCGAGCGTCGATAGGCCCGTAAGCCCCTGCCCGATCGAGCAACC
This is a stretch of genomic DNA from Bradyrhizobium sp. CB2312. It encodes these proteins:
- a CDS encoding EamA family transporter, which codes for MLTVSATVADGLPHAEWSWKLVLLFLYSGLIGTALAYWAMSMVNKSISALTTSLGTTGTPLVGIAAAAILLGEPIDISLAIAAGLIVTGIALATLGDRLLRGQATASG